One window of Candidatus Margulisiibacteriota bacterium genomic DNA carries:
- the hemB gene encoding porphobilinogen synthase: MSGFKRFRAYRLDQTVRDKYAEVHLSAKDFVQPYFVVNGAGIKRALKSLAGVWHFSIDELLKELARLTAVGVDKILLFGVLEKEHKDARGSQAYAQGNLLARAIAAIKNTYPALTVITDICLCAYTDHGHCGLLDGQSVLNDETLPLLAAMAVSHARAGADIVAPSAMLDGQVGALRAALDKAGCAKTKIMGYSVKYASSLYSPFREAAQSAPAFGDRRNYQMDYRNISQVLPEVAADIEEGANIVMVKPAHTYLDIIQRVRTQFPQIPLAAYHTSGEYMLLKAAAQAGYCDEIQTAREILTAVKRAGADWLITYYAQTFAEHLL; the protein is encoded by the coding sequence ATGTCAGGATTTAAGAGATTTAGAGCATACCGCCTTGACCAAACTGTCCGCGATAAATACGCGGAAGTTCATTTGTCGGCCAAAGATTTTGTACAGCCTTATTTTGTGGTAAATGGCGCGGGAATAAAACGCGCGTTAAAATCTCTGGCCGGAGTCTGGCATTTTTCTATAGACGAATTATTAAAAGAATTGGCGCGTCTGACCGCGGTTGGCGTGGACAAGATACTGTTGTTTGGCGTGCTGGAAAAAGAGCATAAGGACGCGCGCGGCAGTCAGGCCTATGCTCAAGGAAACTTGCTCGCGCGCGCGATCGCAGCAATTAAAAACACCTATCCGGCGCTGACAGTCATAACCGATATTTGCCTCTGCGCGTACACGGATCACGGCCATTGCGGGCTGCTGGACGGCCAGAGCGTGCTCAATGACGAGACCCTGCCTTTGCTGGCGGCTATGGCTGTATCGCACGCGCGCGCCGGCGCGGATATTGTCGCTCCGTCAGCCATGCTGGACGGGCAAGTCGGCGCGCTCCGCGCGGCATTGGATAAGGCCGGCTGCGCCAAAACGAAAATTATGGGTTATTCGGTCAAATATGCTTCCAGCCTCTACAGTCCTTTTCGTGAAGCGGCGCAGTCCGCTCCCGCTTTTGGCGACCGGCGCAATTACCAAATGGATTACCGCAACATCAGTCAGGTCTTGCCGGAAGTGGCGGCGGATATAGAAGAAGGCGCGAATATAGTCATGGTCAAACCGGCGCACACTTATCTTGATATTATTCAGCGGGTCAGAACGCAATTTCCGCAAATACCGCTGGCGGCCTATCACACTTCCGGCGAATATATGCTACTCAAGGCCGCCGCGCAGGCTGGATATTGTGACGAAATCCAGACCGCCAGAGAGATACTGACAGCGGTCAAAAGAGCCGGCGCCGATTGGCTGATCACTTACTATGCTCAAACTTTTGCGGAGCATTTGTTATGA
- a CDS encoding glutamate-1-semialdehyde 2,1-aminomutase, protein MSRSARAFAAAKRYLAGGVNSPVRSFRSIGGTPPFIQRGAGAYLSDIDGRKYLDFCLSWGVHILGHNPPAVIRAVRRTLADGLSFGAPTELETQLARLLISAIPSLEKVRFVSSGTEATMSALKLARYYTGRRKIVMLEGGYHGHAEHPEILRAPFNDRSAMEKIFARHKNKIAALIVEPAPANMGVILPEAGYLAFLRELTAAQKTVLIFDEVITGFRLSWGGAQNYFGVTPDLTCLGKIIGGGLPAAAYGGKAELMSLVAPAGPVYQAGTLSGNPLAMAAGLATLRELQKPRTHQTLRKNAEYFFTELSRRLPPNVQLNCFGTMFTLFFTTAKVRDYRSAQTSDVKKFARFYHKLRRAGVYFSPAQFEADFISARHTPAELERTLKIILAALAV, encoded by the coding sequence ATGAGCCGGTCAGCCAGAGCTTTTGCGGCGGCTAAACGCTATCTGGCCGGCGGCGTAAACAGCCCTGTGCGTTCTTTTCGATCCATCGGTGGAACTCCGCCTTTTATCCAGCGCGGCGCGGGCGCTTATTTGTCCGACATTGACGGCCGTAAATATTTAGATTTTTGTTTGTCCTGGGGCGTACATATTTTGGGACATAATCCTCCGGCAGTGATCCGGGCGGTGCGGCGGACTTTGGCGGACGGCCTGTCTTTCGGCGCGCCGACAGAGCTGGAGACTCAATTGGCCAGACTGCTTATTTCGGCTATTCCCTCTCTGGAAAAAGTCCGCTTTGTCAGCTCCGGCACCGAAGCGACAATGAGCGCGCTCAAACTGGCGCGTTATTATACCGGCCGCCGCAAGATCGTCATGCTGGAAGGCGGGTATCACGGCCACGCCGAGCATCCGGAAATTTTGCGCGCGCCGTTCAATGACCGCTCGGCTATGGAGAAAATTTTTGCGCGGCACAAAAATAAGATCGCCGCGCTGATCGTTGAGCCCGCGCCGGCCAATATGGGTGTGATCTTGCCGGAAGCTGGTTATCTGGCTTTTTTAAGAGAGTTGACCGCCGCGCAAAAAACCGTGTTGATCTTTGACGAAGTGATCACCGGTTTTCGCCTGAGCTGGGGCGGCGCGCAAAATTATTTTGGCGTGACGCCCGATCTGACCTGTCTGGGCAAGATCATCGGCGGCGGTCTGCCGGCGGCGGCCTATGGCGGCAAAGCAGAATTAATGTCTCTGGTCGCGCCAGCTGGCCCTGTCTATCAGGCCGGCACGCTTTCCGGCAATCCGCTGGCTATGGCCGCCGGTCTGGCCACACTACGGGAGCTGCAAAAGCCGCGAACACACCAAACTCTGCGGAAAAACGCGGAATATTTTTTTACGGAATTATCCCGGCGTCTGCCGCCAAATGTACAGCTGAATTGTTTCGGCACGATGTTCACACTTTTTTTCACCACGGCCAAAGTACGGGATTACCGCTCGGCGCAAACCAGCGATGTCAAGAAATTTGCGCGGTTTTATCATAAATTACGGCGCGCGGGAGTTTATTTTTCACCGGCACAATTTGAAGCGGATTTTATTTCCGCGCGGCACACGCCGGCGGAATTAGAGCGGACTCTGAAAATTATTCTTGCCGCTTTGGCGGTATGA